One Pichia kudriavzevii chromosome 3, complete sequence genomic window carries:
- a CDS encoding uncharacterized protein (PKUD0C04870; similar to Saccharomyces cerevisiae YNL251C (NRD1); ancestral locus Anc_1.109), with translation MLESTTEFRNTFKELGSLKPPGVSGSRIKNLKDYFLSHVDDEDNLVNILIEEYNQIPVSNKLGPLYVIDAITRGLIDECGSNVEINADAPNGTAPAAIYKISEKIEDWLNDAIPMANDDVKDKICKLIDIWINCSTFRIELLNSIKEKYFKTFTPPGTPPRKKAQLSTSTSTSTTNDGGSTNSSINKDPTSVLQALANLAKSTSKSNNANNTSNTSPSSSTITTTKKNDTNATNSVNNSISSPPSSSSNISNDSNASNPNAIFQLLQNMNKMTNTPSNNQSNEDTFRDRNDRGRGSGHTSSSNSNSSYNDRKRERSPNRDSNNKPGHDGERNEPSNPHFRPKKSFIDNTIPQGCINVYSRTIFIGGVPHSMDDYQLIQTLKPYAEVQTCIINTARKHAFVKVYSRAEADQVIQAFSVSHPSGLRARWGVGFGPRDCCNYQTGISTIPIQRLTDADRKWILSAEWGGTTPDLPLQSGLFIEEPDIEVGHGVSSKSISRKMPTNSAFNGPKSDNRGHNNNGNNNNNHGGYNNQRFNPNHMPLNGSYGHNQFMQPPMPQQPMMSGYPQPTPPQHHQQFPPMGGAPPPHGMPPIPGMGSPQMNMPGMNMNNQPPMDQSQMMQAMMQAMSQMQNQQGGLPPAQAQALQGMNSAPNSGNGSNGTPDMNAMFQVMANMMQQQQQRPPSSQ, from the coding sequence ATGCTAGAATCTACAACAGAATTTAGAAATACGTTCAAAGAATTAGGTAGTTTAAAACCACCGGGAGTATCCGGCTCAAGAATTAAAAACTTGAAGGATTATTTCCTTTCCCATGTtgacgatgaagataaCCTAGTAAATATTCTAATCGAAGAATATAATCAAATCCCCGTATCTAATAAATTAGGTCCATTATATGTTATTGATGCAATTACAAGAGGTTTAATCGACGAATGTGGTAGTAATGTAGAAATTAACGCAGACGCTCCAAACGGTACCGCTCCTGCAGCAATTTATAAAAtcagtgaaaaaattgaagattggCTAAATGATGCTATACCAATGGCTAATGATGACGTTAAAGATAAAATCTGTAAATTAATAGACATTTGGATTAATTGCTCTACTTTTAGAATTGAATTATTGAATAGTATCAAGGAGAAATATTTTAAGACTTTTACCCCTCCTGGTACACCACCTAGAAAGAAGGCTCAATTATCGACATCAACCTCAacctcaacaacaaatgaCGGGGGCTCTACCAATTCGTCCATTAACAAAGATCCAACTTCTGTTTTACAAGCTTTGGCTAATTTGGCAAAGAGCACCTCCAAATCAAATAACGCCAATAATACATCCAACACTTCTCCCTCTTCTTCTACCATTACTACTACGAAGAAAAACGACACAAATGCTACAAACTCAGTAAACAACTCTATTTCTTCCCcaccttcttcatcatcaaatatATCTAACGATTCAAACGCTTCCAATCCAAATGCAATTTTCCAACTGCTACAAAATATGAATAAAATGACAAACACTCCAAGTAATAATCAATCTAATGAAGATACTTTCAGAGATAGGAATGATAGAGGTCGAGGAAGTGGTCATACTAGTTCCTcaaatagtaattcttcTTATAATGACCGGAAGAGAGAGAGATCACCAAATCGTGATAGTAATAATAAACCAGGCCATGATGGTGAAAGAAACGAACCTAGTAATCCACATTTCAGACCAAAGAAAtcttttattgataatacCATCCCTCAAGGCTGTATTAATGTTTATTCTAGAACCATCTTTATTGGTGGGGTTCCACATTCGATGGATGATTATCAATTAATCCAAACTTTAAAACCCTATGCGGAAGTTCAGACTTGTATCATAAATACCGCAAGAAAGCATGCATTTGTTAAAGTATATTCAAGAGCCGAGGCCGATCAGGTTATCCAGGCCTTTTCTGTGTCACACCCTTCTGGTTTACGTGCCAGATGGGGAGTTGGTTTTGGTCCAAGAGATTGTTGTAATTACCAAACAGGTATATCTACAATTCCAATTCAACGGTTGACCGATGCTGATAGGAAATGGATTTTATCTGCAGAATGGGGTGGTACGACTCCAGATTTACCCTTACAAAGTGGGTTGTTTATCGAAGAGCCTGATATTGAAGTTGGTCACGGTGTATCATCGAAATCCATATCAAGGAAAATGCCAACAAATTCGGCATTTAATGGTCCAAAGTCTGATAATAGAGGGCATAACAATAATggaaataataataacaatcATGGTGGTTACAACAACCAAAGATTCAATCCAAACCATATGCCTTTAAATGGTAGCTATGGCCATAATCAATTCATGCAGCCACCGATGCCACAGCAACCAATGATGAGCGGGTATCCTCAACCAACACCACCTCAACATCATCAGCAGTTCCCACCTATGGGTGGTGCTCCGCCACCGCATGGAATGCCGCCAATTCCAGGAATGGGCTCTCCACAGATGAATATGCCCGGCATGAACATGAACAACCAACCACCAATGGATCAGTCGCAAATGATGCAAGCAATGATGCAAGCGATGTCTCAAATGCAGAATCAACAAGGTGGCTTACCACCGGCGCAAGCCCAAGCACTACAAGGAATGAACAGTGCACCAAATTCAGGTAATGGTAGTAATGGTACACCAGATATGAATGCAATGTTCCAAGTCATGGCTAACATGAtgcaacagcagcaacaacgTCCGCCATCTTCACAGTAG
- a CDS encoding uncharacterized protein (PKUD0C04880) translates to MEKGTLFGETDGIMARCTGTFETESGFEGEIRRWSEEERPKAETKRKRLNRYEGIEESVLDGMEYLLSQLDNVIALRAMFPNLEKRMNNVKFLKPLKMVLAQVAKIYVIVILLYIRRFLMRLMRLNRLIKMVKTEYTILENNFQTITRVKNKNNANGCGNYTKNNRKTNKVTQYHEKSLQILYTEKAKAIFELVGYVSDLLLNLGALTRRIKLGKPISRILGIFSWALNMYRICRDGNNKNEQFIHELETRYSDVL, encoded by the coding sequence ATGGAGAAGGGCACTCTGTTTGGAGAAACCGACGGTATAATGGCTCGCTGCACAGGAACTTTTGAAACAGAGAGTGGATTTGAAGGCGAGATCAGAAGATGGAGTGAGGAGGAACGCCCCAAGGCCGAGACTAAAAGGAAAAGGTTGAACAGATATGAAGgcattgaagaaagtgTGCTTGATGGTATGGAATATTTGTTGTCACAACTTGACAACGTAATAGCACTACGAGCAATGTTTCCCAATTTAGAGAAACGGATGAACAATGtcaaatttctcaaaccATTAAAAATGGTGTTGGCTCAGGTTGCGAAAATCTATGTGATTGTGATCTTATTGTACATAAGACGATTTCTAATGAGGTTGATGAGATTGAATCGCCTCATTAAAATGGTAAAGACCGAATATACGATTTTGGAGAATAACTTCCAAACCATTACAAGAGTTAAGAATAAAAACAATGCCAACGGCTGTGGCAACTATACTAAGAATAacagaaaaacaaataagGTTACACAGTACCATGAAAAGAGTTTGCAAATCTTATACACTGAAAAGGCAAAGGCGATCTTTGAGCTTGTGGGCTACGTCAGCGACTTACTCTTAAATCTAGGCGCTCTTACACGGAGGATAAAGTTGGGGAAACCAATTTCCAGAATCTTGGGGATTTTCAGCTGGGCACTTAACATGTACCGTATTTGCCGAGACGGCAATAATAAGAATGAGCAATTTATCCATGAATTAGAGACAAGGTACAGTGATGTGCTCTGA
- a CDS encoding uncharacterized protein (PKUD0C04890; Pfam Domains: Fungal_trans(2.2e-25)|Zn_clus(7.7e-11)) has translation MSVNIEQACDSCRKRKLKCSKELPRCSKCIAHKWDCVYSPKTIRSPLTRSHLTQVENELQQIQNVLQYLIPDKSLEDIIKIVQHAQSSSDPSTTLNSSHNNNNNSCKNNSNNNSSNNNNGCNTNNNNNNNSIATLKENVVKNFNTSLLIPSSLKSQPKLPERYLTDNTEKSVFEWTEFDEDSNTDVEDYQAISPESSPKSSFSKSNSVVSLSNLVTPAPSSTKLSSLPYVSSFNSLDGMGANPTSKSGFLGAGSSTTFLRIMKADELNENTQSQEQQHHNHIPNQHQPHTQQLHNQRQYQYQYLRNTNNSNQKLNLADKKTEIDFIDAYFKTYHMSYPLLNKSHFISNMEKNLPKDHSSWWCLYYTVCALGSWCVSGDSTNYDLFYYKLAKHHLSQVFESGNIDYVISLILLSNYAQKRNKPNTGWNYLGLAVSMAVSLGLYKQIEINESKKKNIDDLKSFIYDQEIKRRIWWCLYIFDAGAAITFGRPSHIPNPENIDVKLPTNISDEKLDALLNDSTFLSSYEKLPESDEPTIYSALIEQAKMSILTDPFYEKIISQKRPSLAECHMMHKKLQDFQSSLPDYFNNDFPQIVKKYFNDDLSTVPEWFTLSRSRLLWRISNLQILIFRPYIWQKIVLISTGKGSKNSSKESTLSEDSKNARRVCLNAATKTIESIMEYLNASSTPINALSSWYTTYFLFQAILIPLSCQCSNPKSKHNRDWWSDIIKGKRALAMLATSNSACFKLIQLIDDILRRHNAMLKLNNFELNDLIRTSTDTDMSNTIIGQKRTVNPLMKQISDDMIFDFGTAKRKQYNSLFSPSSRSSSTSSLPKVFNPKPEPPKSPLSNFSSGYKSIPTISPSLMEKKFNNDCKNISHLSLNSALTMSAVPSDSSLNGTTTNSTSKTAPVPVSSTTKTNNIQHNDDMFSGFMKVKDEKPSEETTNAYLSNIQRMADNLMVTTSPMYTPSNTANSSNEPASTTSADRILDSNLSTVSSVPMDIDPAGSLNKEELLNDIYSMMFEEFQDPSSLTYNFNYDVNGF, from the coding sequence ATGAGTGTTAACATAGAACAGGCCTGTGATTCCTGTCGAAAACGCAAACTTAAGTGTTCCAAAGAACTACCACGTTGTTCCAAATGTATTGCTCATAAATGGGACTGTGTTTATTCCCCAAAGACAATCCGCTCCCCCTTGACGAGGTCACATCTTACCCAGGTGGAAAATGAATTACAGCAGATTCAAAATGTCTTACAATATTTGATCCCTGATAAATCACTAGAAGATATCATTAAGATAGTTCAACATGCCCAATCTTCTAGTGATCCATCGACTACTCTAAACTCCTCAcacaataacaataataacagTTGCAAAAAcaatagtaataataatagcagcaacaataataatggtTGCAAtacaaacaacaataataataataatagtatTGCAActttgaaggaaaatgTGGTAAAAAATTTTAATACCTCCCTATTGATCCCTTCAAGCTTGAAATCTCAACCAAAATTGCCAGAACGTTATTTAACTGATAATACAGAAAAATCGGTTTTTGAATGGactgaatttgatgaagattccAATACCGATGTTGAAGATTACCAGGCAATCTCTCCTGAGTCTTCTCCAAAATCATCTTTTTCCAAGTCTAATTCGGTAGTTTCTCTATCCAATTTAGTCACCCCAGCTCCCTCTTCAACAAAGCTATCTTCTTTACCGTATGTTTCCTCGTTCAATTCTTTAGACGGTATGGGCGCTAACCCTACATCCAAATCGGGATTCTTGGGTGCAGGATCAAGCACAACCTTCTTGCGTATAATGAAAGCAGATGAGCTAAACGAGAACACACAATCACAAGAACAACAGCATCACAATCACATTCCAAATCAACACCAACCTCACACACAACAACTTCATAATCAACGCCAATACcaatatcaatatttgagaaatacaaataacAGCAATCAAAAACTAAACTTAGCTGataaaaaaacagaaattgatttcataGATGCCTACTTCAAGACCTATCACATGTCTTATCCGTTACTTAATAAATCCCATTTTATAAGTAACATGGAGAAAAACTTACCAAAAGACCATTCATCCTGGTGGTGCCTATACTATACTGTATGTGCCTTGGGTAGTTGGTGTGTTTCCGGCGACTCTACCAATTATGATCTGTTCTATTATAAACTGGCAAAACATCACTTATCTCAGGTTTTTGAATCTGGTAACATAGATTATGTCATCTCATTAATCTTATTGTCAAATTACGctcaaaagagaaataAACCAAATACCGGTTGGAATTATCTAGGCTTGGCTGTTTCAATGGCTGTTTCTCTTGGTCTTTACAAGCAAATCGAAATCAACGAATctaaaaagaagaacattGATGATCTGAAATCTTTTATCTATGACCAAGAAATAAAACGTAGAATTTGGTGGTGCCTTTACATTTTTGATGCAGGTGCTGCAATCACTTTTGGTAGACCTTCCCATATTCCGAATCCTGAAAATATTGACGTTAAATTACCAACAAACATCAGTGATGAGAAATTAGATGCTTTGTTAAATGATTCTACTTTTCTCTCGAGTTATGAAAAATTACCTGAGTCAGATGAGCCAACAATTTACTCAGCGTTAATTGAGCAGGCAAAAATGAGCATCTTAACAGATCCTTTCTATGAGAAAATTATATCCCAGAAGAGACCTTCACTAGCTGAATGTCATATGATGCATAAAAAGCTTCAAGATTTTCAGAGTAGCTTACCTGATTATTTTAATAACGATTTTCCTcaaattgtgaaaaaatACTTTAATGATGATTTATCAACGGTCCCAGAATGGTTTACGTTGTCTCGTTCTCGATTGTTATGGAGAATCAGTAACTTGCAAATATTAATTTTCCGTCCATATATTTGGCAGAAAATTGTTTTGATCTCAACTGGTAAAGGCTcgaaaaattcatcaaaagaatcaaCATTATCTGAAGATTCTAAAAACGCTAGAAGGGTTTGCTTAAACGCTGCTACTAAAACAATCGAATCGATTATGGAATACTTGAATGCATCGTCAACTCCTATAAATGCTTTGTCAAGTTGGTACACAACATATTTCTTGTTCCAGGCAATTCTAATCCCACTATCATGTCAATGTTCAAATCCAAAGTCAAAACACAACCGTGATTGGTGGTCTGATATTATTAAGGGTAAACGTGCGTTGGCAATGTTAGCTACCTCTAACTCCGCATGCTTCAAATTGATTCAAttaattgatgatattttgaGACGACATAATGCCATGCTTAAGCTGAACAATTTTGAGCTTAATGACTTAATTAGAACTTCAACTGATACAGATATGAGTAACACTATTATTGGACAAAAGCGTACTGTCAATCCTCTGATGAAGCAAATTTCCGATGATATgatctttgattttggtacCGCTAAGAGGAAGCAGTACAATTCGCttttttcaccatcatcaaGATCTTCCTCCACATCCTCTTTGCCAAAAGTGTTCAACCCTAAGCCGGAACCACCAAAATCCCCACTCTCAAATTTTAGCAGTGGTTACAAATCAATTCCAACTATTTCTCCGTCTttgatggagaaaaaattcaataatGATTGTAAGAATATTTCACACCTATCATTAAATTCTGCATTGACAATGTCGGCAGTGCCATCAGATTCTTCACTGAATGGAACGACTACCAactcaacttcaaaaactgCACCTGTACCCGTCTCATCTACCACAAAGACTAACAACATTCAACATAATGACGATATGTTTAGCGGTTTTATGAAAGTCAAGGATGAAAAACCTTCAGAAGAAACAACCAATGCATATTTGTCGAATATCCAACGGATGGCGGATAACCTGATGGTGACAACAAGTCCTATGTATACCCCATCAAATACTGctaattcttcaaacgaACCAGCTTCGACCACCTCTGCAGATAGAATTCTAGACTCTAATCTATCAACGGTTTCTTCGGTGCCGATGGATATTGATCCTGCTGGTTCCTTGAATAAGGAAGAACTACTAAACGATATTTATTCAATGATGTTTGAGGAATTTCAAGATCCATCTTCATTAACTTACAATTTTAACTACGATGTCAATGGTTTCTAA
- a CDS encoding uncharacterized protein (PKUD0C04900; similar to Saccharomyces cerevisiae YBR273C (UBX7) and YJL048C (UBX6); ancestral locus Anc_1.335), with translation MGSLTFLTDAVSAIKKSVSDNLPLMLYISDHASETIGDNPTDNNNKDEYITRVIIDNKHLSEECISCISEKFIRLKIIKGSTDYLNLLAIMPLFDKVVVPCLFFIYSGQVIDAFPQDIDPIKVEGKIMGLLDKISKQSATLTSSSTPAPPGARVPTTTNVSSPPPEVDQSIRSSNSMFYSTSNTTSQEASSGSNNPSKSNAKSLKEEAAELAALKYRESLLKQRQQAMEDRQRILHLLEQDRRENKPTENVTKQLEVHENIHNVKLQNREKYTIQLKLLDGSTKRVNFKANDRLLDVRSYILKELPEYNSFPFYFFKNIDRITYGDAEELQSLKSLNLNMSTLIIKPMDPEDIPKANITNEYPNTSSFGWFKSKIYSFLWPESNPAASETDNESDKGLVYHTPPSHTPCHDSNSSLRPVLSSFNLYGSQSFLSSSSIDLVQESNSIPPASSTSSQSLPQAPTAITSSPSPPAHSSEACIKKSKNKPDKKKDENNVDNGNSVSIHVPEDQN, from the coding sequence ATGGGGTCCCTTACATTTTTAACCGATGCTGTATCTGCAATCAAGAAAAGCGTGTCCGATAATTTACCCCTTATGCTGTACATCTCTGACCACGCCTCGGAAACCATCGGGGACAATCCAACGGACAATAATAACAAAGACGAATATATTACTAGAGTTATAATAGATAACAAACATTTGTCCGAAGAATGTATTAGTTGCATTTCAGAAAAATTCATCAGGTTGaaaattatcaaaggtTCAACAGATTACCTCAATTTGCTTGCAATAATGCCtctttttgataaagtGGTTGTTCcatgtttatttttcatatACTCTGGCCAAGTAATTGACGCTTTCCCACAAGATATTGACCCTATAAAAGTGGAAGGTAAAATTATGGGTCTCCTTGATAAAATCTCAAAACAAAGCGCAACTTTgacatcatcttcaacaccGGCGCCACCAGGAGCTAGAGTgccaacaacaacaaatgtGTCATCGCCACCTCCAGAGGTAGACCAATCTATCCGGAGCTCAAACTCGATGTTCTACTCTACTTCTAATACTACTTCACAAGAAGCAAGTAGTGGTTCTAATAATCCATCAAAAAGTAATGCCAAGTCTTTAAAGGAAGAAGCGGCAGAACTTGCAGCACTTAAATATAGGGAGTCCCTATTAAAGCAAAGACAGCAAGCAATGGAAGATCGACAACGTATCCTGCATCTTCTTGAGCAAGATAGAAGGGAAAACAAACCAACTGAAAATGTTACAAAGCAGCTCGAAGTTCATGAGAATATTCATAACGTGAAGCTACAGAATAGGGAAAAGTATACAATCCAACTTAAATTACTAGATGGAAGTACTAAACGTGTGAATTTTAAGGCAAATGATCGGCTATTAGATGTACGAAGTTACATTCTTAAGGAGCTTCCTGAGTATAATTCTTTCccattttattttttcaaaaacataGATAGAATTACCTATGGCGATGCAGAGGAACTGcaatctttgaaatctcTAAATCTAAACATGTCGACACTAATAATCAAGCCAATGGATCCTGAAGATATTCCAAAGGCTAACATCACTAATGAGTATCCCAATAcatcatcatttggatGGTTCAAAAGTAAAATTTACTCGTTCCTATGGCCTGAATCAAATCCGGCAGCAAGTGAGACCGATAATGAAAGCGATAAAGGTTTAGTTTACCACACACCACCTAGTCACACTCCATGCCATGATTCAAATTCCTCTCTAAGGCCGGTGTTGAGTAGTTTTAATCTTTATGGGTCTCAGTCCTTCctgtcttcttcttccattgATCTTGTTCAGGAATCTAATTCCATACCGCCTGCATCATCAACGTCGTCCCAATCTCTGCCACAAGCGCCAACAGCGATAacatcatcaccatcgCCGCCAGCACATTCATCCGAAGCCTGtataaaaaaatccaaaaacaaGCCTgacaaaaagaaagatgAAAACAACGTGGATAATGGTAATTCTGTATCCATACATGTCCCCGAAGATCAAAACTAG